A window of Halomonas sp. H10-9-1 contains these coding sequences:
- a CDS encoding AraC family transcriptional regulator has translation MYLTLVDILLITSIVQSLALSAFLLLPETFRLVSNRLLAASVLTFAAGLAEVFLYSTGLALEHPNLAYLGTLIGLLQVSLLYLYAKSLMYRDFRLVPGHAIHSLLFWVISAIFVVEYYLQPDEVKLQILMSRDHPGVLASPLLAVAIHLVFLGYLWATIRELGSFGTTLRQLFSNLESKQLAWLRTLLIGYACVWTVSLFYCLFAHIYKDLVSATAVSAAGAISGFLFINYLLIHALRQPGIFSGLSAEEVQLAESEAPSRAALVSAENAALLRHLDRHMTEARPYLDANLSVDQLAHQLGVPSRDLSRAINEGLGKNFFELVSDYRIAEARRQLEAAEAGTTILQVMYDSGFNSKSVFNTAFKKATGMTPSAYRAQHSA, from the coding sequence ATGTACCTGACATTGGTCGATATCCTGCTGATCACCAGTATCGTGCAGTCTCTGGCGCTGTCCGCTTTCCTGCTGCTGCCGGAGACGTTCCGCCTGGTCAGCAACCGCCTGCTGGCAGCCAGCGTTCTCACCTTTGCCGCGGGCCTCGCCGAGGTCTTCCTCTATTCCACCGGGCTCGCCCTCGAGCATCCAAACCTGGCCTATCTGGGCACCCTGATCGGCCTGCTCCAGGTGAGCCTGCTCTATCTCTACGCGAAGTCGCTGATGTATCGTGACTTCCGGCTCGTTCCTGGGCACGCCATCCACAGCCTGCTGTTCTGGGTGATCTCAGCCATCTTCGTGGTGGAGTACTACCTGCAGCCCGACGAGGTGAAGCTGCAGATCCTGATGAGCCGCGACCACCCGGGAGTCCTCGCCTCACCACTGCTGGCGGTCGCCATCCATCTGGTATTTCTCGGCTACCTGTGGGCCACCATCCGTGAGCTCGGCAGCTTCGGCACCACGCTACGACAGCTCTTCTCCAATCTCGAAAGCAAGCAGCTGGCCTGGCTGCGCACGCTGTTGATCGGCTACGCCTGTGTCTGGACCGTCAGCCTGTTCTACTGCCTCTTTGCGCATATCTACAAGGATCTTGTGAGTGCCACGGCGGTATCCGCCGCCGGAGCCATTTCCGGCTTCCTGTTCATCAACTATCTGCTGATACACGCCCTGCGCCAGCCAGGCATATTCTCGGGATTGAGTGCAGAGGAGGTGCAGCTGGCGGAAAGCGAAGCGCCGAGCCGGGCCGCCCTGGTCAGTGCGGAGAACGCGGCGCTGCTGCGCCACCTTGATCGCCATATGACCGAGGCCCGCCCCTACCTGGACGCCAACCTCAGCGTGGACCAGTTGGCGCACCAGCTCGGCGTGCCCTCCCGCGATCTATCGCGCGCCATCAACGAGGGGCTCGGCAAGAACTTCTTCGAGCTCGTCAGCGACTACCGCATCGCCGAGGCCCGCCGTCAGCTGGAAGCCGCCGAAGCCGGCACCACCATCCTCCAGGTGATGTATGACTCGGGCTTCAACTCCAAGTCGGTCTTCAACACGGCGTTCAAGAAGGCCACCGGCATGACCCCCAGCGCCTACCGGGCGCAGCACTCCGCCTAG
- a CDS encoding ribonucleoside-diphosphate reductase, with amino-acid sequence MAVEINSKIVSYSVKKAVEAPPLAEENPLTVRIPSRPEGTLEAVSEKISYVGAEGRKKVYLLVSFMPVEGVLNGKRVVIERPVEFFFPSGQLSSEHQWITATMRSLSLAARGGYVTQAVADLRKVAWDKGLVRCGMNRWGKPVFHDSEVAAIAWSIQQILYRRGFLDQDGNQVPVEELVARYAQRQASGHLWMPPTAEEIEQAERKAEEAAHAKADGPTVVGHCPECNGELVMMDGCPTCYSGCGWSKCG; translated from the coding sequence ATGGCCGTCGAGATCAATTCCAAGATCGTGTCCTACAGCGTTAAGAAGGCGGTGGAAGCGCCGCCGCTGGCCGAGGAGAACCCACTCACGGTGCGCATCCCCTCGCGTCCCGAGGGCACCCTGGAAGCCGTGTCGGAGAAGATCTCCTACGTCGGTGCCGAGGGCCGCAAGAAGGTCTACCTGCTGGTCTCCTTCATGCCCGTGGAGGGCGTGCTCAATGGCAAGCGGGTGGTGATCGAGCGTCCGGTGGAGTTCTTCTTCCCCTCCGGCCAGCTCTCCAGCGAACACCAGTGGATCACCGCCACCATGCGCAGCCTGTCGCTGGCCGCCCGCGGTGGCTACGTCACCCAGGCAGTGGCCGACCTGCGCAAGGTGGCCTGGGACAAGGGCCTGGTGCGCTGCGGCATGAACCGCTGGGGCAAGCCGGTATTCCACGACTCCGAGGTGGCGGCCATCGCCTGGTCGATCCAGCAGATCCTCTACCGCCGCGGCTTCCTCGACCAGGATGGCAACCAGGTGCCGGTGGAGGAGCTGGTGGCCCGCTACGCCCAGCGCCAGGCCAGCGGCCACCTGTGGATGCCGCCCACCGCGGAGGAGATCGAGCAGGCCGAGCGCAAGGCCGAGGAGGCCGCCCATGCCAAGGCCGACGGCCCCACCGTGGTGGGCCACTGTCCCGAGTGCAACGGCGAGCTGGTCATGATGGACGGCTGCCCCACCTGCTACTCCGGCTGCGGCTGGTCGAAGTGCGGCTGA
- a CDS encoding cation-translocating P-type ATPase: MKQWNTWGVVIASGLLIIASWLTGSDWLMIAAAAVAGYRIAISAYQALRIKTVSIDLLVIVAAVGALFIHNYWESAAVTFLFALGGALERATLNKTRQALSDLVDAAPETATVLRDGEPQTVEVWELVPGDTVLIRNGEQVPVDGTVVSGHGGVDEASITGESVPAEKAEGMEVFAGTWLRSGVLRVQAVRIGANTALARIIHRVEDAQDAKAKTQTFMEKFAKYYTPGVMLSALVIGLLTRNVELALTLLVIGCPGALVISIPVSIVAGIGRSAKDGVLIKGGEFLETSARVSAVVVDKTGTLTNGRPELTDVVVLDDAWSEDQVLALAARAETASEHPLADAIIRGAEQRKLAVAMVERAEPVTGKGIRAEVDGHTVAVGSADLLDHTPANDRILALNAAGKTAMFVGVDGRAVGIVAVADTIRDDARAAVQALHDNGIKVVMATGDARRVADNVAAELGVDEVHADLLPEDKLTLVKELQRQGHTVAMVGDGVNDTPALAQADIGVAMGAAGSPAAIETADIALMADRLPRLPYALGLAKRTVNTMRLNIAIALLTVAVLLAGVLAGGVTMAIGMLVHEASVLLVIAIAMLLLRPTLKEAKQSTTQRHEAAEVLAS, from the coding sequence ATGAAACAATGGAACACCTGGGGCGTGGTCATCGCCTCTGGCCTGTTGATCATCGCGTCCTGGCTCACCGGATCGGATTGGCTGATGATCGCCGCCGCCGCGGTGGCCGGCTATCGGATTGCCATCTCCGCCTACCAGGCCCTGCGCATCAAGACCGTCTCGATCGACCTGCTGGTCATCGTCGCCGCGGTGGGTGCCCTGTTCATTCACAATTATTGGGAATCCGCCGCGGTGACCTTCCTCTTCGCCCTCGGCGGTGCCCTGGAGAGGGCGACCCTGAACAAGACCCGTCAGGCCCTGTCGGACCTGGTGGACGCCGCCCCCGAAACAGCGACCGTGCTGCGCGACGGTGAGCCGCAAACCGTCGAGGTGTGGGAGCTGGTGCCCGGCGATACCGTGCTGATCAGGAACGGTGAGCAGGTGCCCGTGGATGGCACCGTCGTCTCCGGTCATGGCGGAGTGGATGAAGCCAGCATCACCGGTGAGTCGGTGCCCGCCGAGAAGGCCGAGGGCATGGAGGTGTTTGCCGGTACCTGGCTACGCTCCGGGGTGCTGCGTGTCCAGGCCGTTCGCATCGGCGCCAATACCGCCCTGGCCCGGATCATCCACCGCGTCGAAGACGCCCAGGATGCCAAGGCCAAGACCCAGACCTTCATGGAGAAGTTCGCCAAGTACTACACGCCTGGCGTGATGCTCAGCGCCTTGGTGATCGGTCTCTTGACGCGCAACGTGGAGCTGGCCCTGACCCTGTTGGTCATCGGCTGTCCGGGTGCACTGGTCATCTCCATCCCGGTTTCCATCGTCGCCGGCATCGGCCGCTCGGCCAAAGATGGTGTCCTGATCAAGGGGGGCGAGTTCCTCGAAACCTCCGCCCGGGTCAGCGCCGTGGTGGTGGACAAGACCGGCACACTGACCAACGGCCGCCCCGAGCTGACCGACGTGGTGGTGCTGGATGACGCCTGGAGCGAGGATCAGGTGCTTGCCCTGGCCGCCCGGGCGGAAACCGCCTCCGAGCACCCGCTGGCAGACGCCATCATCCGCGGCGCCGAGCAGCGTAAGCTGGCCGTGGCGATGGTGGAGCGCGCCGAGCCGGTGACCGGCAAGGGCATCCGCGCCGAGGTCGACGGCCATACCGTTGCCGTGGGCTCTGCCGACCTGCTCGACCACACCCCCGCCAACGACCGCATCCTGGCACTGAACGCCGCCGGCAAGACCGCCATGTTCGTCGGCGTGGACGGACGCGCCGTGGGGATCGTGGCCGTTGCCGACACCATCCGTGACGACGCCCGGGCCGCCGTCCAGGCCCTGCACGATAACGGCATCAAGGTGGTCATGGCCACCGGTGATGCCCGGCGTGTCGCCGACAACGTCGCCGCCGAGCTTGGCGTGGACGAAGTGCATGCCGACCTGCTGCCCGAGGACAAGCTGACTCTCGTCAAGGAACTGCAGCGCCAGGGGCATACCGTGGCCATGGTGGGCGACGGCGTCAACGACACCCCGGCGCTCGCCCAGGCCGACATCGGCGTGGCCATGGGTGCCGCCGGCTCACCGGCCGCCATCGAAACCGCCGATATCGCGCTGATGGCCGACCGCCTGCCACGTCTTCCCTATGCCCTGGGGCTGGCCAAGCGGACGGTGAACACCATGCGCCTCAACATCGCCATTGCCCTGCTGACGGTGGCCGTGCTGCTGGCCGGGGTGCTCGCCGGCGGAGTGACCATGGCCATCGGCATGCTGGTCCACGAGGCGTCCGTCCTGCTGGTCATCGCCATCGCCATGCTGCTGCTGCGCCCCACCCTCAAGGAGGCCAAGCAGTCGACAACGCAGCGCCACGAAGCCGCGGAGGTCCTGGCGTCATGA
- a CDS encoding adenosylcobalamin-dependent ribonucleoside-diphosphate reductase encodes MSTSTKPVKSSNEVPLQGPSRDIWDSKYRLKDRHGQPVDQDVAATWDRVARALAAVEGKQANTWLAKFRWALENGAIPAGRIMSNAGAEAYKPAVSLINCTVSRTIRDSMHDILDSVVDAGMTLKAGCGIGYDFSTLRHKGAFVFGAGAGTNGPLAFMDIYDKMCFTVASAGGRRGAQMGTFDVGHPDVRQFIEAKREAGRLRQFNLSLLITDEFMEAVKHDAEWPLAFPLHAGEKDDVQESELIYRDWPVVEEGYTVDAEGRVACRIVEVIKARELWDTIMRSTYDYAEPGFILIDQVNRMNNNWFCEEIRATNPCGEQPLPPEGACLLGSVNLTRFVIDPFGKTPRFDWERYRQVVAIFTRMLDNVVEISGLPLSGQRREIEAKRRHGMGFLGLGSTLTMLKIPYGSPESLAFTEEVSRNLAIEGWKQALELSREKGMAPALAEDYEITPKMLRERPELKKDGYEIGDKVPGRILHARYSRYMQKVAEVEPELVAQLAEHGARFTHHSSIAPTGTISLSLGNNASNGIEPSFSHRYFRNVIQAGKKTKEQVEVVSFELAAYRHFIAADAVESDLPDYFITADAVSPKQHVAVQAAAQAWVDSAISKTVNVPTEFPFEEFKDLYLDAYQSKLKGCTTFRFNPEAFQGVLVREDDLKNTTYVFELENGESVELAGDEKVIYDGEEHNAANLYDALKEGTYGKW; translated from the coding sequence ATGAGCACTTCCACCAAGCCAGTGAAGTCATCCAACGAGGTGCCCCTGCAGGGGCCGTCCCGCGACATCTGGGACTCCAAGTACCGCCTCAAGGACCGTCACGGCCAGCCCGTGGACCAGGACGTGGCCGCCACCTGGGATCGCGTGGCCCGGGCGCTGGCCGCGGTGGAAGGCAAGCAGGCCAACACCTGGCTGGCGAAGTTCCGCTGGGCGCTGGAGAACGGTGCCATCCCCGCCGGGCGAATCATGTCCAACGCCGGCGCCGAGGCCTACAAGCCGGCGGTGAGCCTGATCAACTGCACGGTGTCGCGCACCATCCGCGACTCCATGCACGATATCCTCGACTCCGTGGTGGATGCCGGCATGACCCTCAAGGCGGGCTGCGGCATCGGCTACGACTTCTCCACCCTGCGCCACAAGGGCGCCTTCGTGTTCGGCGCCGGGGCCGGCACCAACGGCCCCCTGGCGTTCATGGATATCTACGACAAGATGTGCTTCACGGTGGCTTCCGCGGGCGGTCGCCGCGGCGCCCAGATGGGCACCTTCGACGTCGGCCACCCCGACGTGCGCCAGTTCATCGAGGCCAAGCGCGAGGCGGGCCGCCTGCGCCAGTTCAACCTCAGCCTGCTGATCACCGACGAGTTCATGGAGGCAGTGAAGCACGACGCCGAGTGGCCCCTGGCCTTCCCGCTGCACGCGGGCGAGAAGGATGACGTCCAGGAGAGCGAGCTGATCTACCGCGACTGGCCGGTGGTGGAGGAGGGCTACACCGTCGACGCCGAGGGCCGCGTGGCCTGCCGCATCGTCGAGGTGATCAAGGCCCGCGAGCTGTGGGATACCATCATGCGCTCCACCTACGACTACGCCGAGCCGGGCTTCATCCTGATCGACCAGGTCAATCGGATGAACAACAACTGGTTCTGCGAGGAGATCCGCGCCACCAACCCCTGCGGCGAGCAGCCGCTGCCCCCCGAGGGCGCCTGCCTGCTGGGCTCGGTGAACCTGACCCGCTTCGTCATCGATCCCTTCGGCAAGACGCCGCGCTTCGACTGGGAGCGCTACCGCCAGGTGGTGGCCATCTTCACCCGTATGCTCGACAACGTGGTGGAGATCAGCGGCCTGCCGCTTTCGGGCCAGCGCCGCGAGATCGAGGCCAAGCGCCGCCACGGCATGGGCTTCCTGGGCCTGGGCTCGACCCTGACCATGCTCAAGATCCCCTATGGCTCGCCGGAGTCGTTGGCCTTCACCGAGGAGGTGAGCCGCAACCTGGCCATCGAGGGCTGGAAGCAGGCTCTCGAGCTCTCCCGCGAGAAGGGCATGGCCCCGGCGCTGGCCGAGGACTATGAGATTACCCCGAAGATGCTGCGCGAGCGTCCCGAGCTGAAGAAGGACGGCTACGAGATCGGCGACAAGGTGCCCGGTCGCATCCTGCACGCCCGCTACAGCCGCTACATGCAGAAGGTCGCCGAGGTGGAGCCGGAGCTGGTCGCCCAGCTCGCCGAGCACGGTGCGCGCTTCACCCACCATAGCTCCATCGCGCCCACCGGCACCATTTCGCTGTCGCTGGGCAACAACGCCTCCAACGGCATCGAGCCGTCGTTCTCGCACCGCTACTTCCGCAACGTCATCCAGGCGGGCAAGAAGACCAAGGAGCAGGTCGAGGTGGTTTCCTTCGAGCTGGCGGCCTACCGCCACTTCATCGCCGCCGACGCCGTGGAGAGCGACCTGCCCGACTACTTCATCACCGCCGATGCGGTGAGTCCCAAGCAGCACGTGGCGGTGCAGGCCGCCGCCCAGGCGTGGGTCGACTCGGCGATCTCCAAGACGGTGAACGTGCCCACCGAGTTCCCCTTCGAGGAGTTCAAGGACCTCTACCTCGATGCCTACCAGAGCAAGCTCAAGGGCTGCACCACCTTCCGCTTCAACCCCGAGGCCTTCCAGGGCGTGCTGGTGCGCGAGGACGACCTCAAGAACACCACCTACGTGTTCGAGCTGGAGAACGGCGAGAGCGTGGAGCTGGCCGGCGATGAGAAGGTCATCTACGACGGCGAGGAGCACAACGCGGCGAACCTCTATGATGCGTTGAAGGAAGGCACCTATGGCAAGTGGTAA
- a CDS encoding SCP2 sterol-binding domain-containing protein: MSLPLLPLPLQALPRPPAPVHLIRALDPRVPVGLKRRLVEPLLNRTFAEPLAEGEFDALEGRRITLAIEDIGVALTLTLEGERLAVCTEPGEATIRGGWREFLCLATRREDPDALFFQRRLLIEGDTELGLMVKNLLDGREEGLAQGPFGELLVRLERLARRTG; the protein is encoded by the coding sequence ATGTCCCTGCCGTTGTTGCCTTTACCGTTACAAGCCCTGCCGCGTCCTCCCGCCCCCGTCCATCTGATTCGCGCCCTCGATCCGCGCGTGCCGGTCGGCCTGAAGCGTCGTCTGGTGGAACCGTTGCTCAATCGCACCTTCGCCGAGCCCCTGGCCGAGGGGGAGTTCGACGCCCTGGAGGGGCGCCGCATTACCCTGGCCATCGAGGATATCGGCGTGGCCCTGACGCTCACCCTGGAGGGCGAGCGCCTGGCGGTGTGCACCGAGCCTGGCGAGGCCACCATCCGTGGTGGCTGGCGGGAGTTCCTCTGCCTGGCCACCCGCCGCGAGGATCCCGATGCGCTGTTCTTCCAGCGCCGGCTGCTGATCGAGGGCGACACCGAACTGGGCCTGATGGTCAAGAACCTGCTCGACGGTCGCGAGGAGGGACTGGCCCAGGGCCCCTTCGGCGAGCTGCTGGTGCGCCTGGAGCGGCTGGCAAGACGTACGGGCTGA
- a CDS encoding DUF423 domain-containing protein, whose translation MHDRGWWLVAALSGALVVVAGAFGAHALEGQLAPRLAAAFATGVRYQAWHTLALLAVLAWRASCPIAGQRLAMGLWASGSTLFSGSLYAMALTGATGLGMITPIGGVLMIGGWLALAGAVLRGR comes from the coding sequence ATGCACGACAGGGGATGGTGGCTGGTCGCGGCGCTGTCCGGCGCCCTGGTGGTGGTCGCCGGCGCCTTCGGCGCCCACGCCCTGGAGGGACAGCTGGCCCCGCGACTGGCGGCGGCCTTCGCGACCGGGGTGCGCTACCAGGCGTGGCATACCCTGGCACTGCTGGCCGTGCTCGCCTGGCGCGCCTCTTGCCCGATCGCCGGCCAGCGGCTGGCCATGGGGCTATGGGCATCCGGCAGCACGCTTTTCTCCGGTTCACTCTACGCCATGGCGCTCACCGGCGCGACGGGACTTGGCATGATCACACCGATCGGCGGAGTGCTGATGATCGGCGGCTGGCTGGCGCTGGCCGGGGCCGTCCTGCGCGGCCGCTGA
- a CDS encoding FAD-binding oxidoreductase: MADDGLEALLGSNQRLQEADFSGLLDGLQEGAKDLGEPGLYLLLLLVAITLTRWVPYRYWRYLHRVMPLIYLALTAHAVLLAPLVWWQQPSGWLMALLAAGGSVASLQSLSGQIGRSRCYQGLVQAVRQTSTSLTEVVCEMSQRWPGHRAGQFALVTFERGEGAHPFSLSSADNASGRVNFQIKALGDYTRKLPQRLSRGQAVTLEGPYGRFDPDRGRRNAQQVWVAGGIGVTPFLAALEKRLVDADPARPAVTLHYCTAGAADDPMVARLQRLTEQLPEVSLHLHDSRQGQRLTADRLRLHDRRVDLWFCGPKGLASALRSGLKQRSLSLRFHQESYQFR; encoded by the coding sequence ATGGCGGACGACGGTCTCGAGGCGCTGCTGGGCTCGAATCAACGCCTGCAGGAAGCCGACTTCTCGGGCCTACTCGACGGCCTCCAGGAGGGCGCCAAGGACCTGGGCGAGCCCGGCCTGTATCTGCTGCTGCTTCTGGTCGCCATCACCCTGACCCGTTGGGTCCCCTACCGCTACTGGCGCTACCTGCACCGGGTGATGCCCCTGATCTACCTGGCACTCACCGCGCATGCCGTGCTGCTGGCGCCGCTGGTGTGGTGGCAGCAGCCCAGCGGCTGGCTGATGGCGCTGCTGGCAGCCGGCGGTAGCGTCGCCAGCCTGCAATCGCTGAGCGGGCAGATCGGCAGGAGCCGCTGCTACCAGGGGCTGGTGCAGGCCGTCAGGCAGACCTCGACCAGCCTCACGGAAGTCGTCTGCGAGATGAGCCAGCGGTGGCCAGGCCATCGCGCCGGTCAGTTCGCCCTGGTAACCTTCGAGCGCGGAGAAGGGGCGCATCCCTTTAGCCTGTCCAGCGCCGACAATGCCAGCGGGCGGGTCAACTTCCAGATCAAGGCGCTGGGCGACTATACTCGCAAGCTCCCGCAACGGCTCAGCCGTGGCCAGGCGGTGACGCTCGAGGGCCCCTACGGTCGCTTCGACCCCGACCGCGGCAGAAGAAACGCCCAGCAGGTCTGGGTGGCCGGTGGCATAGGGGTCACGCCGTTTCTGGCGGCCCTAGAGAAACGCCTGGTCGATGCCGACCCCGCACGCCCGGCGGTCACCCTGCACTACTGCACCGCCGGCGCCGCGGATGACCCGATGGTGGCTCGCCTGCAACGGCTGACGGAACAGCTGCCGGAGGTCTCGCTGCATCTCCACGACAGCCGGCAGGGACAACGATTGACCGCGGATCGACTGCGTCTCCACGATCGCCGAGTGGATCTCTGGTTCTGCGGACCCAAGGGCCTGGCCAGCGCTCTGCGCAGTGGCCTGAAGCAGCGCTCGCTTTCCCTACGTTTTCATCAGGAAAGCTACCAGTTCCGCTGA
- the trmB gene encoding tRNA (guanosine(46)-N7)-methyltransferase TrmB encodes MTDPHHDDKTTGPEGADAPLHRRGIKSYVLRAGRMTQAQTRGLEEVWPRLGLTLADGRQALETLFGRRAPCVVEIGFGMGASLVEQAETHPGTDFIGIEVHAPGVGKLLDEVDKRGLTNLRVYREDALRVLEECLPEASLDAVQLFFPDPWPKKKHHKRRIVQPAFVELVRTRLKVGGTFHLATDWEAYAEWMAEVMDAAPGFANTAGPETAPYVPRPAFRPLTKFEARGERLGHGVWDLIYRRTGDSVVASSG; translated from the coding sequence ATGACCGACCCCCATCACGACGACAAGACCACCGGCCCGGAGGGAGCGGATGCCCCGCTGCACCGCCGCGGCATCAAGAGCTATGTGCTGCGTGCCGGGCGCATGACCCAGGCCCAGACCCGCGGGCTCGAGGAGGTGTGGCCGCGGCTGGGGCTGACCCTGGCCGACGGTCGTCAGGCGCTCGAAACGCTGTTCGGTCGCCGCGCGCCCTGCGTGGTGGAGATCGGCTTCGGCATGGGCGCCTCGCTGGTGGAGCAGGCCGAAACCCACCCGGGCACCGACTTCATCGGCATCGAGGTGCATGCGCCGGGCGTCGGCAAGCTGCTCGACGAGGTCGACAAGCGCGGCCTCACCAACCTGCGCGTCTACCGAGAGGACGCCCTGCGGGTGCTCGAGGAGTGCCTGCCCGAGGCGAGCCTCGACGCCGTGCAGCTGTTCTTCCCCGACCCCTGGCCCAAGAAGAAGCACCACAAGCGGCGTATCGTGCAGCCCGCCTTCGTCGAGCTGGTGCGCACGCGGCTGAAGGTCGGCGGCACCTTCCACCTGGCCACCGATTGGGAGGCCTACGCCGAGTGGATGGCCGAGGTAATGGATGCCGCCCCGGGTTTCGCCAACACCGCAGGGCCCGAGACCGCCCCCTATGTGCCGCGGCCGGCGTTCCGTCCGTTGACCAAGTTCGAGGCCCGCGGGGAGCGGCTGGGGCATGGCGTCTGGGATCTCATCTATCGCCGCACCGGTGATTCTGTCGTCGCTTCAAGCGGTTAG
- a CDS encoding histidine kinase dimerization/phospho-acceptor domain-containing protein, which translates to MSVPGSRANSAHELRTPVAAALAQAQRLRHEAPPGPLRDRATRIEEALHALLRLSEKLLQLAKAESGGLLAETPQDVRGVITHVVDELRRTHPARLELSLPGEARIVSSIDPDALAILLRYLVENALKHGCPERPVEVIVSSDGELRVINGGAVVPELVLASPVPGRADGFAASVRLPA; encoded by the coding sequence GTGTCAGTGCCAGGCTCGCGCGCCAACAGCGCCCATGAGCTGCGCACGCCCGTGGCCGCGGCCCTGGCCCAGGCACAGCGGCTGCGCCACGAGGCGCCACCGGGCCCGCTCCGCGACCGCGCGACCCGCATCGAGGAGGCGTTGCACGCGCTCTTGCGGCTGTCGGAAAAGCTGCTGCAGCTGGCCAAGGCCGAGAGCGGTGGGCTGCTGGCCGAGACGCCCCAGGACGTGCGTGGGGTCATCACCCATGTCGTCGACGAGTTGCGTCGCACCCATCCGGCGCGCCTCGAGCTGTCGCTGCCGGGGGAGGCGCGCATCGTCTCCTCGATCGATCCGGATGCGTTGGCGATTCTGCTTCGCTACCTGGTCGAAAATGCCCTGAAGCATGGCTGCCCGGAGCGTCCCGTCGAGGTGATCGTGTCGAGCGATGGCGAACTGCGCGTGATCAATGGGGGCGCGGTGGTGCCCGAGCTGGTGCTGGCGTCTCCCGTGCCGGGGCGTGCGGACGGCTTTGCGGCCAGCGTGCGTCTGCCCGCATGA
- a CDS encoding heavy-metal-associated domain-containing protein: MTTSTLKTTTLRSDEFSCPSCVDKIETKLRGLEGVESAEVKFASGRVLVSHDPAKASVRALVDAVAEVGFNVKPSAI, from the coding sequence ATGACGACTTCCACTCTGAAAACCACCACCCTGCGTTCCGACGAGTTCTCCTGCCCCAGCTGTGTCGACAAGATCGAGACCAAGCTCAGGGGGCTGGAGGGCGTCGAATCCGCCGAGGTGAAGTTCGCTTCCGGCCGGGTACTGGTCAGCCACGATCCGGCGAAGGCCTCGGTGCGCGCCCTGGTCGATGCCGTGGCCGAGGTCGGCTTCAACGTCAAGCCTTCGGCCATCTGA